A single region of the bacterium genome encodes:
- a CDS encoding lycopene cyclase domain-containing protein, whose translation MPVYLKFLLIFFLFPTVLFWLKFFPFLRKYKKTFLLTVFFAFIFGVPWDMLSVKTGLWWYDAAPTLGVWFGPSGSGLPLEEYLFILIFPMFVATITLIIRERLKLK comes from the coding sequence ATGCCTGTTTATCTTAAATTTCTACTCATTTTTTTTCTTTTTCCTACAGTTTTGTTTTGGCTAAAATTTTTTCCTTTTTTGAGAAAATATAAAAAAACTTTTCTTTTAACTGTCTTTTTTGCTTTTATTTTTGGGGTTCCCTGGGATATGCTTTCGGTGAAAACAGGCCTGTGGTGGTATGATGCGGCACCAACGCTTGGAGTTTGGTTTGGTCCGTCAGGCAGCGGATTACCCTTAGAGGAATATCTTTTTATTCTGATTTTTCCAATGTTTGTGGCGACCATCACGTTGATTATCCGAGAACGTCTAAAACTAAAATAG
- a CDS encoding HAMP domain-containing protein: MKFKPNLQLKLLIVVTLVIALTLSVFYYLSVNNQRKIFYDSFRDSAISLAQALDASIGSKNELNDVAKLQSNIYKMIWLSSNIVGISISLPVETGLKIIASNDTSLIGKMAIPESIASYQDGTISTKVVTELDGTNVLRVITPVHIGGQRVGIYSIKLSLDSLEKIIAKTQREFLLITLISILAIIGTLSFSIKITVIDPIKQLLSGMEKIGSDGLDYRVKTKRQDEIGDLFFSFNVMAEKLKDRTEALKEEREGLAEKVTQKTKELQEKVNDLERFNKLTIGRELKMIELKKEINKLKETSKNDK, encoded by the coding sequence ATGAAATTTAAACCTAATCTTCAATTAAAACTACTCATTGTCGTTACCCTGGTTATTGCTTTGACCCTTTCGGTTTTTTATTATTTGAGCGTCAATAACCAGAGGAAGATTTTCTATGATTCTTTTCGCGATTCAGCCATCAGTTTGGCTCAAGCGCTTGATGCCAGCATTGGCAGCAAAAACGAATTAAACGATGTTGCCAAGCTGCAATCCAATATTTACAAGATGATATGGCTAAGCTCTAATATTGTCGGAATCAGCATTAGCTTGCCCGTTGAAACTGGTTTAAAAATTATAGCTTCTAATGATACTAGCCTGATTGGAAAAATGGCTATTCCAGAAAGTATTGCTTCCTATCAAGACGGGACGATTTCCACTAAGGTTGTGACCGAATTAGATGGCACCAATGTGCTGAGAGTCATTACTCCTGTTCATATTGGCGGCCAAAGAGTCGGCATTTACAGTATAAAACTATCTTTGGACTCCTTAGAAAAAATTATTGCCAAAACGCAAAGAGAGTTTTTATTGATTACCTTGATATCCATCCTGGCCATCATCGGCACCCTTTCCTTTTCAATAAAAATTACAGTAATAGATCCAATCAAACAATTGCTTAGCGGAATGGAGAAAATTGGAAGCGACGGATTAGACTATCGGGTTAAAACCAAGAGACAAGATGAAATCGGAGATCTGTTTTTTAGCTTTAATGTCATGGCTGAAAAATTAAAAGACAGGACAGAAGCTTTAAAAGAAGAAAGAGAGGGGCTGGCAGAAAAAGTCACACAAAAAACGAAAGAGCTTCAAGAAAAAGTCAATGACTTAGAGAGATTTAACAAACTTACAATCGGCCGAGAATTAAAAATGATAGAACTGAAAAAAGAAATCAATAAATTGAAGGAAACATCGAAAAATGACAAATAA
- a CDS encoding basic amino acid ABC transporter substrate-binding protein, translating into MTKRIIVLAIVIIFALGGFGFFIYNQFFSERGRAPELGRINEIKKRGEIIIGTDATYPPMESVDEQGNFFGMDIDIAKEIASDLGVEAKFKNIIWEEIFDAVKNKEVDMIISAITITRERAETLGFSDPYFNAGQVIVSTTDKKRIINEPEDLKEYRVGVQVGTTSEEEARKYAANPSLVNTYENYDLAKEDLLKGKIDAIIIDYPAAVGMTAKEKDLQIVGDIFTQEFYGIAIQKDQPGLLSQINKTIRRLKREGELKKIEEKWLSQ; encoded by the coding sequence ATGACCAAGAGAATAATTGTTTTGGCAATAGTAATCATATTTGCGCTTGGAGGTTTCGGGTTTTTCATCTATAACCAGTTCTTTTCAGAGAGAGGCAGGGCGCCCGAGCTGGGAAGAATCAATGAGATAAAAAAGAGAGGCGAGATTATTATCGGCACCGACGCCACTTATCCGCCCATGGAAAGCGTGGACGAACAGGGAAACTTCTTCGGCATGGATATAGATATAGCCAAGGAGATTGCTTCAGATCTTGGCGTTGAAGCAAAATTCAAGAATATTATTTGGGAAGAAATTTTTGATGCTGTTAAGAACAAGGAAGTGGACATGATCATATCTGCCATCACCATTACCAGGGAAAGAGCTGAGACTCTGGGCTTTTCTGACCCCTATTTTAATGCCGGTCAGGTGATTGTAAGCACGACAGACAAGAAAAGGATCATTAATGAGCCAGAAGACCTAAAGGAATATAGGGTAGGGGTTCAGGTCGGAACCACCAGCGAAGAAGAGGCGCGGAAATATGCCGCTAATCCGTCTTTGGTGAACACTTATGAGAATTATGATTTAGCCAAAGAAGATTTGCTTAAAGGCAAGATCGACGCGATTATTATCGATTATCCGGCAGCGGTTGGAATGACAGCCAAGGAAAAAGACTTGCAAATAGTGGGGGATATTTTTACCCAGGAGTTTTACGGAATTGCCATTCAAAAAGATCAGCCAGGGTTGCTTTCGCAGATTAATAAAACCATAAGGCGGCTTAAGCGGGAGGGAGAGCTCAAGAAGATAGAAGAAAAGTGGTTGAGCCAGTAA
- a CDS encoding secondary thiamine-phosphate synthase enzyme YjbQ: MISEFSVSSQERYQLIDITDEVEKVVKESGIKDGLVLVFVPHSTAGILLTENEEGLKQDWLVFLKKLVSGSGFQHDKIDDNADSHILSGLVGQEKILPLRGGQIIRGTWQQIFLLELDGPRDRKIIVTIVKD, from the coding sequence ATGATAAGCGAATTTAGTGTTTCAAGCCAGGAAAGATATCAGTTGATTGATATTACTGATGAGGTTGAGAAAGTGGTAAAAGAAAGCGGTATTAAAGACGGGTTAGTTTTGGTGTTCGTGCCGCATTCAACAGCCGGTATTTTATTAACCGAAAACGAAGAGGGTTTAAAGCAAGATTGGTTAGTTTTTCTTAAAAAGTTAGTTTCCGGTTCAGGTTTTCAGCATGATAAAATCGACGATAATGCCGATTCTCATATTCTTTCCGGTCTTGTGGGCCAAGAAAAGATACTTCCTCTTAGAGGCGGTCAGATAATTCGGGGAACTTGGCAGCAAATATTTTTATTAGAATTAGACGGGCCGAGAGACAGGAAAATAATTGTTACAATTGTAAAAGATTAA
- a CDS encoding NYN domain-containing protein has product MEKEENNYAFIDGNNLYRGVNNSGWKIDFSRFRKWLKDKYGVDRAYYFIGLIPKEKDMYEALQKAGFTLIFKEVVYDGEGKPKGNCDADLVLRAARDVYENSCEKLVLVTSDGDYAGLVKFLQEKNKLRIILSPSIQKRCSILLKRTNAPITYLNDVKNKISLNNKEKAPIKDEP; this is encoded by the coding sequence ATGGAGAAAGAAGAAAATAATTACGCGTTTATAGACGGCAATAACTTATACCGCGGAGTAAATAATTCTGGCTGGAAGATTGATTTTTCCAGATTCAGAAAGTGGCTAAAGGACAAATATGGAGTAGATAGAGCTTATTATTTTATTGGTTTAATCCCTAAGGAAAAAGACATGTATGAGGCGCTGCAAAAGGCCGGATTTACTCTGATTTTTAAAGAAGTGGTTTATGACGGAGAAGGCAAACCAAAGGGTAATTGCGATGCCGATTTAGTTTTACGGGCAGCTAGGGATGTTTATGAAAATTCTTGCGAAAAACTAGTGTTAGTTACCAGCGACGGAGATTACGCCGGTTTGGTAAAATTTTTGCAAGAAAAAAATAAACTGAGAATCATACTTTCCCCAAGTATTCAAAAAAGATGTTCAATATTATTAAAAAGAACCAACGCGCCAATCACTTATCTGAATGACGTCAAAAATAAAATTTCTTTGAATAATAAAGAAAAAGCCCCCATTAAGGACGAGCCTTAA
- a CDS encoding GxxExxY protein, translating into MKNIKIQRIISIAKDVYKNLGSGFSEDVYDKAMQVGLRLAKIKYESQKVVELKYREYYVGEGYPDIIVHFGQEKIILELKAVGGSLGLSEEQQIKNYMKILKIRNGLLINFQQPKKEGKTQLEIREITL; encoded by the coding sequence ATGAAAAATATTAAAATTCAAAGAATAATTTCCATCGCAAAAGACGTTTATAAGAATCTTGGTTCTGGTTTTTCAGAAGATGTTTATGATAAAGCGATGCAGGTTGGGCTGCGCCTTGCAAAAATAAAATATGAGAGCCAAAAGGTGGTAGAACTTAAATATAGAGAGTATTATGTGGGCGAAGGATATCCGGATATAATTGTTCATTTTGGCCAGGAAAAAATAATCTTGGAGTTGAAGGCAGTCGGCGGCAGTTTGGGTTTGTCGGAAGAACAACAGATTAAGAATTACATGAAGATTTTAAAGATCAGAAACGGTCTTTTGATCAATTTTCAACAACCGAAAAAAGAAGGCAAAACACAATTAGAAATTCGTGAGATTACACTTTAA